TCCTGCTTGTGGCCGATGAGGTGGTGACGGGCTTTGGTCGTCTGGGCACGATGTTCGGCTCGGACCACTATGGAATGACGCCAGACCTCATCACCATCGCCAAAGGCCTGACAAGCGCCTATGCGCCGCTATCGGGTAGCATCGTCAGCGACCGCATGTGGAAGGTGCTGGAGCAAGGCACGGATGAGAATGGCCCCATCGGCCACGGCTGGACCTATTCGGCGCATCCCATCGGGGCGGCGGCGGGTGTGGCAAATCTCAAGTTGCTTGATGATCTGAACCTGATTGCCAATAACCGCGATGTAGGCGGCTATCTCAATCGGGGCATGGCCGAGGCGCTGGGCGCGCATGCCAACGTAGGCGAGGTGCGGGGCGAGGGGATGCTCTGTGCCGTCGAATTCGTCAAGGATCGGGAAAATCGGATATTCTTTGATGCCGCCGACAAGGTGGGCCCACAGATTTCCGCCGCGCTGGCAGCTACCGGTGTTATCGCGCGGGCCATGCCGCAGGGGGACATTCTGGGCTTTGCGCCGCCTTTCTGCCTGACAAAATCAGAGGCGGATGAGGTGATTCACAAAACCACAAAAGCCGTGCAATCCGTGCTGGGATAGGTCGGTTTCCGGTGAAAACACTGCCGAGGCTCGCGTTAAAGCGGAGCGTGCCTCGGTCATTTGCAGGAAATTTGACTTATCTTGCTTCACTTGCAGGCGATTTGACCTGCGCAGGTCGGTTTCGGGAAAAAAGCGCCGCAATCCGCTTGCATGTGAGGGTCCATCTTGTTTTAGTTTCTTCCGAACGCGAGGCAAACGCTTGCGATGAATAATAGGGAGCCGAACTTGGCAGATACCGGGAACAACGATGCGTTCGTTGCGTTTGAACGTGTCCAAAAGAGCTATGACGGCGAAACACTGGTCGTCAAGGATCTGAACCTGACCTTGCCCAAGGGCGAATTTCTGACGATGCTAGGACCGTCGGGGTCGGGCAAAACGACCTGTCTGATGATGCTTGCAGGGTTTGAAACCGCCACCCATGGCGAGATCAAATTGGACGGTGTGAGCATCAACAACATCCCGCCGCACAAACGCGGCATTGGCATGGTGTTCCAGAATTACGCGCTCTTTCCACATATGACGATTGCCGAAAACCTCAGCTTTCCGCTTGAGGTGCGCAAAATCGGCAAGTCCGACCGCGAAGCCAAGGTTAAGCGGGCGCTGGAAATGGTGGAAATGGGTGCCTTTGGCGGGCGTCGTCCGTCGCAGCTGTCTGGGGGCCAACAACAGCGTGTGGCTCTCGCCCGAGCGCTGGTGTTCGAGCCTGAGCTGGTGTTGATGGATGAACCGCTCGGCGCGCTGGACAAGCAATTGCGCGAAAAAATGCAATTCGAAATCACCCATCTTGCGCACAATCTCGGGATCACCACAGTTTATGTGACCCACGATCAGACCGAGGCGCTGACAATGTCTGACCGTGTGGCGGTGTTCAACGATGGCCGCATCCAGCAGATCGCGCCGCCAGATGAATTGTATGAAAGCCCCAAGAACAGCTTTGTCGCGCAGTTCATTGGTGAGAACAACACCCTTGAGGGGCGGGTCAAAGAGATCAAGAACGGTATTGCCGTCGTGCAGCTAGACAACGGCGACCTGATTGATGCCAAGCCCGTCAATGTCGAAAAGCCGGGCGACCGCACGCTGATTTCCATTCGTCCTGAGCGGGTCGAATTCAATCGTGACCGGCTGAAGCCGGATGCGCATACGCTCAAGGCCGAAGTGCTGGAGTTCATCTATATGGGTGACATTTTCCGCACACGGCTCCGGGTGGCTGGGTCTGATGACTTTATCATCAAGACCCGCAACGCCCCCGATCAGCGCCGCCTGCAACCGGGCGAGCAGATCGAGATCGGCTGGTTGCCAGAGGATTGCCGCGCGCTGGATGCGCCCCAAGTATAAGAATACGCGCGCCGGTCACGGAACCGGTGCGGGTTGAGCAAGGCCCTCGACGTTCTGCCCGTAGCGCAGGGCCCAACCATCGAAAAACGGGATAAACTGGGAGTATGTTTATGAAACTGACGAAAACCCTGCTCGCGACCACGGCTCTGACCGTTGCTGCGGGCACCGCCGTCACCGCACAGGAAATGGCGAACAGCATGACGATCGTCAGCTGGGGCGGCGCCTATCAGGCGAGCCAAGACAAGGCTTATGTGCAGCCCTACCTTGCTGCTAACCCCGGCGTGACCGCGACTTGGGACGAAAGCTCGGCCGAGGCCGTGGCCAAGCTGCGCGCCATGAACGAGGCAGGCAACATCACTTGGGATCTGGTCGATGTGGTGGCGTCCGACTCGATGCGCCTCTGCGACGAAGGTCTGGCGATGGAAATCGACCACGACACCATGTTGGCCGCGGCCCCCGATGGTACCTCTGCCAGCGATGACTTTGGTGATCTGATTGTCAGCGACTGCTTCATTCCGCAGATCGTTTACTCGACCACCTTCGGCTATCGCACTGATCTTGTGCCTGCCGGCACCGAGCCGCCGACCAGCGTTTGCGACGTGTTCGACCTTGCCAAGTATCCGGGCAAGCGGTCGCTGCAAAAGCGCCCGATCGACAACATGGAATGGGCGCTTTACTGCGACGGCGTTGCCAAGGACGAGATTTACGACGTTCTGGGCACCGACGAGGGCGTCGAGCGCGCGCTGGCCAAACTGGGCACCATCAAGGACCAAGTCGTCTGGTGGTCTGCCGGTGCGGAAACCCCGCAGCTTCTGGCGGATGGCGAAGTGTTCATGGGTTCGACATTCAACGGTCGCCTGTTCTCGGCCATTGCTGAACAGAACCAGCCCATCGCAATGCTGTGGGACATGCAGTCGTTTGACCTTGATGGCTGGATTGTTCCCGCCGGTCTGCCCGCAGACCGTCTGGCGCGCGTGATGGACTTCCTCAAGTTCGGCACCGACACCCAGCGTCTTGCTGATCAGGCGGCGTATATCTCCTACGGTCCGGCGCGTGCGTCTTCGGCACCGTTGGTAGGCAAGCACGCCGAGCTTGGCATCGACATGGCGCCGCATATGCCGACCGATCCGGCAAATGCCTCCAACGTTCACATCTATGACTACGAATGGTGGGCTGACAACCGTGACGATCTGGACGCCAAGTTCCAGTCGTGGCTGGCCCAGTAATCTGGCGACAAATAGAGGTGGGGCCGTATGCGGCCCCACCGCTTCTTTGACCGGGCACAAGACCCGGCCTGAATAATCGGACCATTTCGACGGGGAAGACATGAGCGATAGCACCAACACCGGCCCGATGCTTGCCGCCGATGGCACGCCTCTGAAACGCAGCCTGCGCCGCGCTTTGCGCGCTCAGAAGATGCGAGCGCTGGCGCTGATCGCCCCCCTGTTGCTCTTTGTTCTGCTCACCTTCATCGCGCCGATCATTGATATGCTGTTCCGTTCTGTCGAGAACCAGATCGTGGGCAATACACTGCCAATGACTGTCGAGGAGTTGCGGGATTGGGATTCCGGCGATGCCCCCGACGAGCAGGTGTTCCGCGCCTTGTTCTTTGACCTTTTCCTTGCTGCCGAGGCCAAGGAACACACCAAGCTGGGCAGCCGTCTGAACTACGAGAAAAGCGGCATTTCCTCGCTCTTCCGCACGTCTGGGCGTGACATGAGCGACGTTGGAGAGGTGTTCCAAGACGCATTGCTCGAGGTTGATCCCGCCTTTGACGAGGCCGCGACATGGGTCGAGATGATGTCGGGTGGGGCTGGGGCAGAGCCCAATGAACGGCTGATGTCCAATCAGATTGCCCTCCTAGAAGCGCTGGAAGCCACAGAATTTAGTGGAGATGCCGAATTTCAGCCCGGTGCTGCGATTTCCGACATTCTACCCAATACGGCACGTGCCTATTCGGCCTTTGCGGCCTTTACCCAGTTTGTCGATGGCAAGAGCGTAACCAAGGAAGAGCCATGGGAGGCAGTTCATGCCGCCTTGGCGCTGGACCTTGAAGACCCGGCTACGAAAACGGCCATAGAGACCTATGCCGGACCCGGTGGCGATCTCTTGCGTGCTGCGGCAGCGGCGCAGTTGCCGCCTGTTGCGATGCGCGAAGCCTTTTTCGAGTCGAACAAGGAATGGGCAAATGTGACATTCTGGGAAACCATCAAGACCTATTCGCCGCCCTATACCACCGGCTATTTCCTCAACGCTGTTGATATGGAAAAGACGCCCCAAGGTATCGCCTTGCGCAGCGAAGATGAGCGTATTTATGGCATCCTCTTCCAGCGCACGATGTTCATGTCGCTGATGATTACCTTTTCCTGTGTTGCTTTGGGCTATCCCGTGGCGTGGATTCTGGCAAATCTGCCGTCACGCACCGCGAACCTTCTGATGATCCTTGTCCTGCTGCCATTCTGGACGTCGCTTTTGGTGCGCACCAGCGCGTGGAAGGTGATGTTGCAGCAACAAGGGGTTATCAACGACGTTCTGGTCTGGCTGGGGCTGGTCGCAGATGAGAGCCGATTGGTTATGATCAACAATCAATTCGGCACCATCGTAGCGATGACCCATATTCTGCTGCCCTTCATGATCCTGCCGATGTATTCGGTGATGCAGACCATTCCGCCGACCTATCTGCGCGCCGCCAAATCGCTGGGGGCGAACAATTGGACGGCGTTCTGGCGGGTCTACTTTCCGCAATCGGTGCCGGGCATCGGCGCGGGCTCGATCCTCGTCTTCATCCTTGCCATCGGGTATTACATCACGCCTGAGATTGTGGGCGGCACCACCGGCACGTTCATTTCGAACCGGATCGCCTATCACATCTCGTCCTCGCTCAATTGGGGCTTGGCGGCGGCGCTTGGCACGATCCTGCTTGCCGTGGTCCTCATTCTCTACTGGGCCTATGACAAGATCGTCGGCATCGACAACGTGAAGCTGGGGTAAGAGACATGAACGGATTCACACTGACACCTGTCGAAACCAAGCCACTTTCCTTCTCACTGCCGGTGATCGGCGCTGCAGGGGCCTTTGTTGGGCTGTTTGTCGGCACGGCGCATGGCTCGGGCTTGATGGGCATCGCGATTGGGGCCGTTGCGCTTATGGTCCTTGCCTATCTTGCGCTTGCAGTCTTTGGACTGGGGCAGGAGAAGACCACGCGCTGGGGCCTTATTGCGCTCTTTATCATTGCGGGCGTGCTTCTGGCTGGCTTGCCGGGGTTTGTGCTGGGGGTTCTGTCTGGCTGGTTTTTCTCGTGGTTCATCTTTTGGATCGGCGAAGGACGCTATCGTGCCAATCTGGCACCCTATCTGACCAGTGGTCAGGTGCTTTGGCACTATACGTTCCGGGTGATCTGTGGGGCGATCTTTGTATTTCTGATCACGCCCATTCTTGTGGTGATGCCGCTCAGCTTCAACGCGCAAAACTTCTTTACCTTCACACCGGAAATGCTGCGGTTTGATCCCGCCGGATATAGCCTCAAGCATTATCAGG
The nucleotide sequence above comes from Roseovarius mucosus. Encoded proteins:
- a CDS encoding ABC transporter ATP-binding protein gives rise to the protein MADTGNNDAFVAFERVQKSYDGETLVVKDLNLTLPKGEFLTMLGPSGSGKTTCLMMLAGFETATHGEIKLDGVSINNIPPHKRGIGMVFQNYALFPHMTIAENLSFPLEVRKIGKSDREAKVKRALEMVEMGAFGGRRPSQLSGGQQQRVALARALVFEPELVLMDEPLGALDKQLREKMQFEITHLAHNLGITTVYVTHDQTEALTMSDRVAVFNDGRIQQIAPPDELYESPKNSFVAQFIGENNTLEGRVKEIKNGIAVVQLDNGDLIDAKPVNVEKPGDRTLISIRPERVEFNRDRLKPDAHTLKAEVLEFIYMGDIFRTRLRVAGSDDFIIKTRNAPDQRRLQPGEQIEIGWLPEDCRALDAPQV
- a CDS encoding extracellular solute-binding protein, translated to MKLTKTLLATTALTVAAGTAVTAQEMANSMTIVSWGGAYQASQDKAYVQPYLAANPGVTATWDESSAEAVAKLRAMNEAGNITWDLVDVVASDSMRLCDEGLAMEIDHDTMLAAAPDGTSASDDFGDLIVSDCFIPQIVYSTTFGYRTDLVPAGTEPPTSVCDVFDLAKYPGKRSLQKRPIDNMEWALYCDGVAKDEIYDVLGTDEGVERALAKLGTIKDQVVWWSAGAETPQLLADGEVFMGSTFNGRLFSAIAEQNQPIAMLWDMQSFDLDGWIVPAGLPADRLARVMDFLKFGTDTQRLADQAAYISYGPARASSAPLVGKHAELGIDMAPHMPTDPANASNVHIYDYEWWADNRDDLDAKFQSWLAQ
- a CDS encoding ABC transporter permease, which produces MSDSTNTGPMLAADGTPLKRSLRRALRAQKMRALALIAPLLLFVLLTFIAPIIDMLFRSVENQIVGNTLPMTVEELRDWDSGDAPDEQVFRALFFDLFLAAEAKEHTKLGSRLNYEKSGISSLFRTSGRDMSDVGEVFQDALLEVDPAFDEAATWVEMMSGGAGAEPNERLMSNQIALLEALEATEFSGDAEFQPGAAISDILPNTARAYSAFAAFTQFVDGKSVTKEEPWEAVHAALALDLEDPATKTAIETYAGPGGDLLRAAAAAQLPPVAMREAFFESNKEWANVTFWETIKTYSPPYTTGYFLNAVDMEKTPQGIALRSEDERIYGILFQRTMFMSLMITFSCVALGYPVAWILANLPSRTANLLMILVLLPFWTSLLVRTSAWKVMLQQQGVINDVLVWLGLVADESRLVMINNQFGTIVAMTHILLPFMILPMYSVMQTIPPTYLRAAKSLGANNWTAFWRVYFPQSVPGIGAGSILVFILAIGYYITPEIVGGTTGTFISNRIAYHISSSLNWGLAAALGTILLAVVLILYWAYDKIVGIDNVKLG